The following are from one region of the Halictus rubicundus isolate RS-2024b chromosome 15, iyHalRubi1_principal, whole genome shotgun sequence genome:
- the LOC143361286 gene encoding uncharacterized protein LOC143361286, producing the protein MKTTIRSILFCIAFLAGSIAAQRKRLHCSAERRSDDPEAENLKTILNFVHESPEFRPLALSVILPEFRSSFVDFLLEYASEASIERSGSVFPIYKIRSRDLSSAISRMNRSQITWIIFVDDLYSLYVYAYWQPGLWKSSNQYLIFVTSRRVVERWRNLLKKLWTKYGVYRALIVPLHDDFGCLIRFRPFQIYGEEFGDVEKLCLQSAAIERSEDSFNASSGNPEDLQDGQITLFKSAEECQEVLNENTRLFESFRNLNNHPLNVTVFESLLMGYSYDEQHRLRLSKVDGDVVYSLEKALKCKFHVTFMRKLDFQMDDPFDKSLKEIESGNAEIVITGFFVKVYTRHTQFQFTSSMYEDKLCFLSPDSGLVPKAYMPFMPFEKDLWAVLMVYNLLISLLWCCLRRASLTFRRTKVVGEHSLQAGRSISRSSSRSSDQLNRCLEKLEVGSSKNLEPEEGPPEVIQRQIGSSNRSSFSSQLKKYLEKLEIGSSEDSSSSQLKRDLKEPKAGFSETSQPRKDRSSSSDRWKRHLKELNGSSVTLEPRKGPPEVPQRLLKFSHFVEVLCYPLQKGQSPAQRSLLVGTLFFGLIVNGVYQSCLVSSLSKPFHYPQLQTLEDVVDSGKTLITKYANLKTAFLDDTPVGMKLDQMIHVISSRKRTKDMVAFEKKIAITRYYTMLIGDFAYYDKDGNPLIYVVDECPMNYRVSYVLRSQSPYAERVNFVLLRLNEAGLPAFWFDNIIYQKKIFKMRTKLKNEERKIILTLNHYSLTFLLLLAGLIGATIIFVAEVYVARRGT; encoded by the coding sequence ATGAAGACCACCATCCGCTCGATACTGTTCTGCATAGCGTTTCTCGCGGGATCGATCGCGGCTCAGCGTAAACGATTGCATTGTTCCGCAGAGCGTCGGTCGGACGATCCAGAGGCCGAGAACTTGAAGACAATCCTGAACTTCGTCCACGAGTCTCCGGAGTTCCGTCCTCTGGCGTTATCGGTGATCTTGCCGGAGTTTCGCTCGAGTTTCGTCGACTTCCTGCTCGAGTATGCTAGCGAGGCCTCGATCGAGAGATCTGGATCGGTGTTCCCCATTTACAAGATCAGATCCCGAGACTTGTCCTCGGCGATCAGTCGGATGAATCGCTCGCAGATCACCTGGATCATCTTCGTCGACGATCTGTACAGCCTCTACGTGTACGCGTATTGGCAACCCGGGCTATGGAAGAGCAGCAATCAGTATCTCATCTTCGTCACGAGTAGGAGGGTTGTCGAGCGTTGGAGGAACTTGCTGAAGAAGTTGTGGACCAAGTACGGGGTGTACAGAGCGCTGATCGTACCCTTGCACGATGACTTTGGCTGTTTGATTAGATTCAGACCGTTTCAGATTTATGGCGAGGAATTCGGAGACGTTGAGAAGTTATGTCTTCAATCCGCGGCCATAGAACGCTCTGAAGACTCCTTCAATGCATCTTCGGGGAATCCTGAGGACCTTCAAGACGGTCAGATAACGTTGTTCAAGTCTGCTGAAGAATGTCAGGAGGTATTGAACGAGAACACTCGTCTGTTCGAAAGCTTTCGCAACCTGAACAACCATCCCCTAAACGTGACAGTCTTCGAGTCCCTGCTGATGGGGTACAGTTACGACGAACAGCACAGGTTGAGACTGTCCAAGGTAGACGGAGACGTGGTCTACTCCCTGGAGAAGGCTCTGAAGTGCAAGTTCCACGTGACTTTTATGAGGAAGCTTGATTTCCAGATGGACGATCCGTTCGACAAGTCCTTGAAGGAGATCGAGAGTGGCAACGCGGAGATAGTGATCACAGGGTTCTTCGTCAAGGTGTACACCAGGCATACGCAGTTCCAGTTCACGTCGTCTATGTACGAGGACAAGTTATGCTTCCTGTCGCCGGATTCTGGATTGGTCCCGAAGGCCTACATGCCCTTCATGCCGTTCGAGAAGGACCTCTGGGCTGTGCTCATGGTGTACAACCTTCTGATCAGTTTGCTGTGGTGTTGCTTGAGACGTGCCAGCCTGACGTTCCGTCGGACGAAGGTGGTAGGAGAGCATAGTCTTCAAGCTGGAAGGAGTATAAGTAGGTCATCTAGCAGATCTTCTGATCAATTGAACAGGTGTCTAGAAAAGCTAGAAGTTGGCTCTTCGAAGAATTTGGAGCCAGAAGAAGGACCACCGGAAGTGATCCAGAGGCAAATTGGATCCTCCAACAGGTCCTCTTTCTCTAGTCAATTGAAGAAGTACCTAGAAAAGCTGGAAATTGGCTCTTCAGAGGACTCTTCTTCTAGTCAACTGAAAAGGGACCTAAAAGAGCCAAAAGCTGGTTTTTCAGAGACCTCACAGCCCAGAAAAGATAGATCTTCTTCCTCTGATCGATGGAAGAGACATCTGAAAGAGCTGAACGGATCTTCGGTGACCTTGGAGCCCAGGAAAGGGCCACCGGAAGTGCCACAGAGATTGTTGAAGTTCTCCCACTTTGTCGAAGTCCTCTGCTACCCTCTCCAGAAAGGACAAAGCCCAGCGCAAAGATCACTGCTCGTTGGAACACTATTCTTCGGACTCATAGTCAACGGGGTCTACCAGAGCTGTCTAGTGTCTAGCCTAAGCAAGCCCTTTCACTATCCCCAGCTGCAAACCTTGGAGGATGTTGTGGACTCCGGCAAAACGTTGATTACCAAGTATGCGAACCTGAAGACCGCCTTTTTAGACGACACTCCGGTCGGCATGAAGCTCGACCAGATGATCCACGTGATTAGTTCGCGAAAGAGGACGAAAGACATGGTCGCCTTCGAGAAGAAGATTGCTATTACCAGATACTATACGATGCTAATCGGAGACTTCGCGTACTACGATAAGGATGGGAACCCGTTGATCTATGTCGTTGACGAGTGTCCCATGAACTATCGCGTCTCTTATGTTCTCAGATCTCAGTCCCCCTACGCTGAGAGAGTGAACTTCGTTTTGCTGCGGCTGAACGAGGCTGGGCTGCCTGCTTTTTGGTTTGACAACATTATTTATCAGAAGAAGATCTTCAAGATGCGGACGAAGCTGAAGAACGAGGAGAGGAAGATCATTCTCACGCTGAATCACTATTCTCTCACGTTTCTGCTGTTGCTGGCTGGGCTGATCGGTGCCACGATCATTTTCGTCGCCGAGGTCTATGTGGCCAGACGAGGTACATAG
- the LOC143361274 gene encoding uncharacterized protein LOC143361274, which translates to MSAAFRAAVTSAMLLLVACEFRNPARQSDNYAAVYPFLEKWANTTKTALLTVLLDDHGSEDASGVPRNILNHVNVPVRLITLDHVISLNWQNQGKDYRVIEPGGCVLFRFSRIDSLKSMLNPPHLTSLWHPDSLYILQSLGSLSFCDLERFCRRTFERLWRSRRIYKIIFLDGGSSKAIRPDPFRVFGGGCAGGEEDFLRVNYANLTDVSDFFEARLSFGKCPLRIAIFESTTMTKTGDQYGGVDYRYLEAITGMMNVTPILIPEKDKHGWSENGVFFGTLGQLINGHSDLSFNQFFVKYYLTKRIQFTNAITSDKLCVLVPKAPPVPEYLVILKTFTGHVWLLILSSYFVIAIIYTSLKGSGFANTIADSPQGSRRCKTERKSHEHRGEPRSHADQSEPASEIAGKNDAPLRGFAKRSRPRRLERVIFPRLMILVKYLTKVMLQPTQPFENCKPSFPERLFVICSLWLGLILNGVFTSQLAASFSRLHYYDDIDTLEQLEESGLAILTSSRDIIEDALTDTTSPILKRLRDRMMYANETEINRRLFRSKDAAYLYQLTILPFKYNEYQRRKLHIMKECPKDYILAHIIPEGSPFLGRVNNILARLNNAGFYGKWYRDHTASHSSSHVLPEDESITRHRRITVRHLLIPFAICQVGLSLATIVFICERRETNRVESPVVDSRRR; encoded by the exons ATGTCCGCCGCATTCCGCGCGGCGGTAACGTCCGCCATGTTGTTGCTCGTCGCATGCGAATTCCGGAATCCAGCCAGACAGTCCGACAACTATGCCGCGGTCTACCCGTTTCTGGAAAAGTGGGCTAACACCACGAAGACAGCCCTGCTGACTGTACTTCTCGACGATCACGGGAGCGAAGACGCTTCTGGTGTTCCTCGAAACATCCTGAACCACGTCAACGTCCCTGTTAGACTGATCACTCTGGATCACGTGATCTCTTTGAACTGGCAGAACCAGGGGAAGGACTATCGAGTGATCGAACCCGGAGGATGCGTTCTGTTTCGATTCTCGCGCATCGATAGCCTGAAGAGCATGCTGAATCCGCCGCATTTGACTTCATTATGGCATCCCGATAGTTTGTACATCCTGCAGAGCCTGGGGTCGTTGAGCTTCTGCGATCTTGAGAGATTTTGTAGGCGGACGTTCGAGAGACTGTGGAGATCCAGGAGAATCTACAAGATCATTTTTCTGGATGGTGGATCCTCGAAAGCGATCCGACCCGATCCTTTCAGAGTTTTCGGCGGCGGATGCGCTGGAGGTGAAGAGGATTTTTTGAGGGTCAATTATGCGAATCTGACCGACGTCTCCGACTTTTTTGAAGCGAGACTGAGCTTCGGGAAGTGTCCCTTGAGGATCGCTATCTTTGAGTCGACCACGATGACCAAGACGGGAGATCAATATGGCGGCGTGGACTACAG GTACCTAGAAGCAATCACCGGAATGATGAACGTCACCCCGATCCTAATCCCAGAAAAAGACAAGCACGGTTGGTCGGAAAATGGCGTCTTCTTCGGCACCCTGGGTCAGCTGATCAACGGCCACAGCGACTTGTCCTTCAACCAGTTCTTCGTCAAGTACTATTTAACCAAACGGATCCAATTCACCAATGCCATAACCAGCGACAAGCTCTGCGTCCTCGTGCCCAAGGCTCCTCCGGTACCGGAATACCTGGTGATCCTGAAAACGTTTACTGGCCACGTCTGGCTGTTGATCCTCTCCAGCTACTTCGTGATAGCGATCATCTACACGAGTTTAAAAGGCTCGGGATTTGCAAACACCATCGCAGACTCGCCGCAGGGCAGCCGACGTTGCAAAACAGAGCGCAAATCGCACGAACATCGCGGCGAGCCACGTTCCCACGCTGATCAATCCGAGCCTGCGAGCGAAATCGCTGGAAAAAATGATGCACCACTTCGCGG ATTTGCCAAGAGATCCCGTCCGCGGCGACTCGAGAGAGTAATTTTCCCGCGGCTAATGATCCTCGTGAAATACTTGACGAAGGTCATGCTGCAGCCGACGCAACCTTTCGAGAATTGCAAGCCCTCGTTCCCGGAGAGATTGTTCGTGATTTGCAGCTTGTGGCTCGGCCTTATTCTGAATGGAGTGTTCACGTCGCAGCTGGCGGCCAGCTTCAGCCGGCTGCACTATTACGACGACATCGACACTTTGGAGCAGCTCGAGGAGAGCG GACTGGCAATTTTGACGAGTTCGAGGGACATCATAGAGGATGCCCTGACAGATACCACGTCTCCCATATTGAAACGTCTTCGCGATAGAATGATGTATGCGAACGAGACGGAGATCAATCGGAGATTGTTCCGCAGCAAGGACGCTGCGTACCTGTACCAATTGACGATCCTGCCCTTCAAGTACAACGAGTATCAAAGACGAAAATTGCACATCATGAAAGAGTGCCCTAAGGACTACATTCTGGCTCATATCATACCGGAAG GTTCGCCGTTCCTTGGCcgtgtaaacaatattttggcCAGGCTAAACAACGCTGGATTCTACGGGAAATGGTACCGGGACCATACCGCCTCGCATTCCAGCAGCCACGTCCTTCCCGAGGACGAATCCATTACACGACACAGAAGGATCACGGTTAGGCACCTGCTCATACCGTTCGCGATCTGCCAG GTCGGCTTGTCACTTGCCACGATCGTGTTTATTTGCGAGCGCAGAGAGACTAACCGTGTCGAGTCGCCAGTGGTGGATAGCAGACGAAGATGA